A window from Calditrichota bacterium encodes these proteins:
- a CDS encoding nucleotide sugar dehydrogenase: MRISVFGLGYVGCVSAGCLAEDGHTVIGVDKNPLKVDLVNAGRSPIIEKDIDAIIAKAVAAGRLRATQDATEAVANSDVSFVCVGTPSNGNGSLDFKHIGRVCTEIGGALRHKEGYHVVAIRSTVLPGIARRVALPALVAASGKEPGRDFGFCVNPEFLREGTAVDDFRHPPKTVIGEYDERSGEPLVALYQDLPAPLFRVDIETASMVKYADNAFHAVKVAFANEIGRLCKRLGLDSRQVMAIFVQDTKLNISPYYLRPGFAFGGSCLPKDLRAITYRAKELDVEVPLLVAAMESNRRHIEHAIEEIRRTGKRRIGFLGMSFKAGTDDLRESPLVTTIEYLIGKGYEVAIFDRNVSLANLVGSNKEYIEREIPHIARLLRASPEEVIAESEVIVIGNESEEHRRALRAADASQTVIDLVGLVVNGELKDCSYEGICW, translated from the coding sequence ATGCGCATCAGCGTGTTCGGCTTGGGCTATGTGGGATGTGTCTCCGCCGGCTGCCTTGCTGAGGATGGACACACGGTCATCGGCGTCGACAAGAATCCACTGAAGGTCGACTTGGTCAATGCCGGGCGCTCTCCAATCATCGAGAAGGACATCGACGCCATTATCGCCAAGGCGGTAGCCGCAGGGAGGCTGCGTGCGACCCAGGACGCTACGGAGGCGGTGGCGAACTCGGATGTCTCCTTTGTGTGCGTGGGGACGCCCAGCAACGGCAATGGCAGCCTCGATTTCAAGCACATTGGCCGCGTCTGTACCGAGATAGGGGGAGCCCTTCGCCACAAAGAGGGCTATCACGTGGTGGCCATTCGCAGCACGGTCTTGCCTGGGATTGCCCGGCGGGTGGCATTGCCAGCACTGGTCGCGGCCTCGGGCAAGGAGCCGGGCAGGGATTTTGGCTTCTGCGTCAATCCGGAGTTCTTGCGCGAAGGGACGGCGGTAGACGATTTCCGCCATCCGCCCAAGACGGTGATCGGCGAGTATGATGAGCGCAGTGGCGAGCCGCTCGTGGCTCTGTACCAAGACCTGCCGGCACCCCTCTTCCGCGTGGACATTGAGACGGCGTCCATGGTCAAGTATGCGGACAATGCTTTCCACGCGGTCAAGGTTGCCTTTGCCAACGAGATCGGACGCCTGTGCAAACGCCTCGGCTTGGACAGCCGCCAGGTGATGGCGATCTTTGTCCAAGACACAAAGCTGAACATCTCACCCTACTACCTTCGTCCTGGTTTTGCCTTCGGTGGCTCTTGTTTGCCCAAAGACCTGCGTGCGATCACCTATCGCGCCAAGGAGCTGGACGTGGAGGTGCCTTTGCTGGTGGCCGCCATGGAGAGCAACCGCCGGCACATCGAGCACGCCATCGAGGAGATCCGCCGCACCGGCAAACGTCGCATCGGCTTTCTGGGCATGAGCTTCAAGGCCGGCACCGATGACCTGCGCGAGAGCCCTTTGGTGACCACCATCGAGTACCTGATTGGCAAAGGGTACGAGGTGGCGATCTTCGACCGAAACGTCTCCTTGGCAAATCTAGTGGGCTCGAACAAGGAGTATATCGAGCGCGAGATTCCGCACATTGCCCGCCTGTTGCGGGCAAGCCCTGAAGAGGTGATCGCCGAGTCGGAGGTTATCGTGATCGGCAACGAATCTGAAGAGCATCGGCGCGCCCTCCGTGCGGCGGACGCCTCTCAGACGGTGATCGACCTGGTTGGCCTGGTGGTGAACGGTGAGCTAAAGGACTGCAGCTATGAAGGCATCTGCTGGTAG
- a CDS encoding glycosyltransferase family 4 protein produces the protein MSKKPHKVLFVSLFPPRVGGLALQSDTLARRLEQEGVTVVPVNAHYEAPSEGVCGKMWKGMRQVLTLIRACEARVREVDRVLVAGCSWWGFMPVAAALLLAQRHKKPVSVLYHGGAAPRFLRLHHQWVRPLLRRADIVAVTSRWLQQVFRNYGIETAVVPPIIEGEPVRANDPNGRGPTLLSNRYLEPLYDVGIILEAFSAVQAACPGAKLVIAGTGSQQSALQEYATRRGLNVTFVGHVTKEGMAQLLAAADLYISAARVDNLPTSVLEAMRAGTMVIATPVGELPHLMVHGTHGLFFEPGSAESLAKTVLYALAHEDLCRRCRHQARELAASFTWERVRPHYLNLLGERRSVPVRPGIARVDGASVVS, from the coding sequence ATGAGCAAGAAGCCTCATAAGGTCCTCTTCGTGAGCCTCTTCCCTCCGCGTGTGGGAGGCCTGGCGCTGCAGAGCGACACTCTTGCCCGACGCCTGGAACAAGAGGGGGTGACGGTGGTGCCGGTGAATGCCCACTATGAAGCGCCCAGCGAAGGCGTTTGCGGCAAGATGTGGAAGGGCATGCGGCAGGTGTTGACCCTGATCCGGGCGTGCGAGGCTCGCGTGCGGGAAGTCGACCGGGTGCTCGTGGCTGGCTGCTCGTGGTGGGGCTTCATGCCGGTGGCGGCGGCGCTGCTCTTAGCCCAGCGGCACAAGAAGCCGGTGAGTGTGCTTTATCACGGTGGGGCTGCACCTCGGTTCCTGCGCCTCCATCACCAGTGGGTGCGGCCGCTGTTGCGACGCGCCGACATCGTCGCGGTGACCTCTCGGTGGCTGCAGCAGGTCTTTCGCAACTACGGCATCGAGACTGCCGTGGTTCCTCCGATCATTGAGGGCGAGCCCGTGCGTGCGAACGATCCGAACGGCCGCGGGCCGACGCTGCTCAGCAATCGCTACCTGGAGCCGCTCTACGATGTAGGCATCATCCTGGAGGCGTTCTCCGCAGTGCAAGCCGCTTGCCCCGGGGCAAAGCTCGTCATCGCCGGTACTGGAAGCCAGCAGAGTGCGCTGCAGGAGTATGCAACGCGGCGTGGCTTGAACGTCACCTTTGTCGGCCACGTGACGAAGGAAGGCATGGCCCAGCTGTTGGCGGCAGCCGATTTGTACATCAGCGCGGCGCGGGTGGACAATCTGCCCACCTCGGTGCTCGAAGCCATGCGCGCCGGCACCATGGTAATCGCTACCCCGGTGGGGGAATTGCCGCACCTCATGGTGCATGGCACGCATGGGCTTTTCTTCGAACCCGGCAGCGCAGAGTCGTTGGCCAAGACCGTGCTCTACGCCTTGGCCCATGAGGACCTGTGTCGGCGGTGCCGCCACCAGGCGCGCGAACTGGCTGCCTCGTTTACCTGGGAGCGCGTGCGGCCTCACTACTTGAACCTGCTGGGCGAACGCAGGAGCGTTCCGGTGAGGCCAGGAATTGCTCGTGTGGACGGTGCTTCAGTGGTGAGCTGA
- a CDS encoding decaprenyl-phosphate phosphoribosyltransferase, translated as MARQRSSKVAGSQPRARLLSRKTLGALLVAIRPRQWTKNLLLFAGVMFSLNLGSAPLVMRACLAFAVFCLLSSSVYLVNDVIDAEQDRQHPLKRMRPVASGTLSPVFALFIAGLLAVGGVVGALGLGGRFAGIALGYYVLMVVYSLWLKRVAPLDVLIIAIGFVLRAAAGAVVVNVAISQWLVVCTTFLALFVALCKRRHELTALGSVAAEHRRALISYSPVLLDQFIILAATSAVMSYTLYTLSPRTLAEFGTPNLVYSVPLVVFGIFRYLYLVHHENGGGNPEVLLFADVPLLAAIITWAFMVAAIIYWL; from the coding sequence ATGGCACGCCAACGGTCATCCAAAGTAGCCGGGAGCCAGCCGCGTGCGCGGTTGTTGAGCAGAAAAACCCTTGGCGCGTTGTTGGTAGCAATCAGGCCCAGGCAGTGGACAAAGAACCTGTTGCTCTTTGCCGGCGTCATGTTCTCGCTGAACCTCGGCTCCGCCCCGTTGGTGATGAGGGCCTGTTTGGCGTTTGCCGTGTTCTGCCTTCTTTCCAGTTCGGTATATCTGGTAAACGATGTGATCGACGCCGAACAGGATCGGCAGCACCCTCTCAAGCGCATGCGTCCGGTAGCCAGCGGCACGCTCTCGCCTGTCTTCGCTCTCTTCATCGCGGGACTCTTGGCAGTTGGCGGTGTCGTCGGCGCTCTGGGCTTGGGTGGTCGATTCGCGGGCATTGCCTTGGGCTACTACGTCCTGATGGTTGTCTACTCTCTGTGGCTGAAGCGAGTGGCCCCTCTTGACGTGCTGATCATCGCCATCGGCTTTGTGCTGCGCGCAGCAGCGGGTGCCGTAGTGGTCAATGTGGCAATATCGCAGTGGCTGGTCGTGTGTACCACCTTCTTGGCTCTGTTCGTGGCGCTTTGCAAACGCCGCCACGAGCTCACCGCCTTGGGTAGCGTTGCGGCCGAACATCGTCGGGCTCTTATTTCCTACAGCCCTGTTCTTCTTGACCAGTTCATCATTTTGGCTGCTACCTCAGCGGTGATGAGCTACACGCTGTACACGCTGTCGCCGCGCACTTTAGCTGAGTTCGGGACGCCTAACCTCGTCTACAGCGTCCCCCTGGTTGTCTTTGGTATCTTTCGCTATCTGTACTTAGTGCACCACGAAAACGGGGGCGGCAACCCGGAAGTGCTCCTCTTTGCGGACGTGCCGTTGCTTGCCGCCATCATAACGTGGGCGTTCATGGTTGCAGCGATAATCTACTGGCTCTGA
- a CDS encoding glycosyltransferase family 4 protein: MSSPIIRQPKRDSLRVLMTNWIYSPEYGGGARQCQLLVRHLKQKGVEVEVVARTRQKRLLGQTIVDGVRVTRVPDANGQLASRMRTAAALVAELTRRYRWADVVHMHGFMPEVTLAARMAGQKVVQKVTLVGLDDASSLQKRKSGAVAAWIARMADAVVGPSQAAIVSSLVGGIPAHRLWSIPNGVDLGRFRPATELEKRTLRQSLGLDRKAFLVVFVGGLERRKGLDVAIRAIALARSKGLRPVQLLVLGVSPESLANCPFGKELSEIVARHQLDSVVNFLGVKENVEEYLRCADVFVLPSRAEGQPNALLEAMACRLACVARTLPGVTDELLLPGRRGYLVDDDEAAGFAGALVELAEAKELRAAFGAQARAYVERHHDIRHVAEAYRTLYRMLVES; encoded by the coding sequence ATGTCGAGTCCAATCATAAGACAGCCAAAACGGGATTCTCTCCGGGTGCTGATGACCAACTGGATCTACAGTCCGGAGTACGGCGGTGGCGCGCGCCAATGTCAGCTGCTCGTGAGGCACCTCAAGCAGAAGGGTGTTGAGGTTGAGGTGGTGGCACGCACCAGACAGAAGCGGCTGCTTGGCCAGACGATAGTAGATGGCGTAAGGGTAACGCGCGTGCCCGACGCCAACGGGCAACTGGCGTCCAGAATGCGCACCGCGGCGGCACTGGTCGCGGAGCTGACACGGCGTTATCGGTGGGCCGACGTGGTGCACATGCACGGCTTCATGCCTGAGGTAACACTGGCTGCGCGCATGGCCGGGCAGAAGGTCGTGCAGAAGGTCACCCTGGTGGGACTCGACGACGCCTCGTCCCTGCAAAAGCGCAAATCAGGCGCAGTGGCTGCGTGGATCGCCCGGATGGCCGACGCGGTGGTGGGGCCGTCGCAGGCCGCTATTGTCTCCTCATTGGTAGGCGGCATTCCGGCCCACCGTTTGTGGTCCATCCCCAACGGCGTCGACCTCGGGCGTTTCCGGCCCGCCACCGAGCTCGAAAAGAGGACCCTCCGGCAGAGCCTCGGATTGGACAGGAAAGCGTTTCTTGTTGTTTTCGTCGGGGGGCTGGAGCGCCGCAAGGGCTTGGATGTGGCAATTCGTGCCATTGCCTTGGCGCGCAGCAAAGGGTTGCGCCCGGTGCAGCTGCTGGTGCTGGGCGTGTCCCCCGAGAGCCTCGCCAACTGTCCTTTTGGCAAAGAGCTCTCTGAGATAGTGGCCCGTCATCAGCTGGATTCCGTGGTGAATTTCTTGGGCGTCAAAGAGAACGTGGAGGAGTACCTGCGCTGCGCGGATGTCTTCGTGCTGCCCAGCCGCGCCGAGGGGCAGCCCAATGCTCTCTTGGAGGCAATGGCATGTCGCCTCGCGTGCGTAGCCCGCACCTTGCCCGGGGTCACGGACGAATTGCTCCTCCCTGGCAGGCGGGGGTATCTGGTGGACGATGATGAAGCGGCAGGCTTTGCCGGGGCCTTAGTTGAACTGGCCGAGGCAAAAGAGCTCCGCGCGGCCTTTGGTGCACAAGCGCGGGCGTATGTGGAACGCCACCATGACATCCGCCACGTCGCGGAAGCCTATCGCACGCTCTATCGAATGCTTGTGGAATCATGA
- a CDS encoding glycosyltransferase family 39 protein yields the protein MPRTVRQLLADRVLLAICGIALAARLAFVATLENRYYWPIDESAYDHLARSLAAGNGFVDEQGQATAYRPIGYPVFLALVYLAFGRSLVAVRIVQSVLTTALVGVVYLLALRLFDRRVARLAAGICALYPYYVYVAGVLYSEALCVFVLAYAVYRFIIACDEPKALRFLGVGVLLGAVLLIRPNLLAAVPFFVAWYLWVPGVRRRVPAWMAALFLLVAIATVAPWAARNYVRLGAVTLTTNGGRNFWLGNNPAATANTGNEVALPPDLAQRLEQAASEVERDRIYYATGLAFIREQPVRFLRLAASKAVAFWRFYPVPSSGFKQNERLSKLASIVTFGPLLVLAIVGLIASWKKSSRENLAFLCLFIGFDVAHALYIAIVRLRLPLDVFLMPFAGFAVVWLAERWRGAGGKRGRAEKVESVEERWHANGHPK from the coding sequence ATGCCCCGAACCGTTAGACAATTGTTGGCAGACCGCGTGCTCTTGGCCATCTGTGGGATAGCCTTAGCGGCTCGCCTGGCGTTCGTGGCGACGCTGGAGAACAGGTACTACTGGCCTATAGACGAGAGCGCCTATGACCATCTGGCCCGCTCGTTGGCAGCCGGCAACGGCTTTGTCGATGAGCAGGGACAAGCCACCGCGTATCGGCCGATTGGCTATCCAGTCTTTTTGGCGCTCGTCTACCTGGCCTTTGGCCGAAGCTTGGTGGCGGTGCGCATAGTTCAGTCGGTGTTGACTACGGCGTTGGTGGGCGTGGTCTACCTACTGGCCCTGCGGCTGTTTGATCGGCGAGTCGCGCGCCTCGCAGCCGGCATCTGTGCCCTTTATCCCTACTACGTCTATGTGGCAGGAGTGCTGTACTCCGAAGCTCTTTGCGTGTTCGTTCTGGCCTATGCTGTGTACCGTTTCATCATCGCCTGCGATGAGCCGAAAGCGCTGCGTTTCCTGGGGGTTGGGGTGCTGCTGGGGGCGGTGCTGCTGATCAGGCCGAATCTACTGGCAGCGGTGCCCTTCTTTGTGGCCTGGTATCTTTGGGTGCCGGGCGTTCGCCGGCGCGTGCCGGCGTGGATGGCTGCACTCTTTCTGCTTGTGGCCATTGCGACTGTTGCACCATGGGCCGCCAGAAACTATGTGCGCCTTGGGGCGGTCACTTTGACTACCAATGGAGGGCGCAACTTCTGGCTTGGCAACAACCCGGCGGCCACGGCAAATACAGGGAACGAAGTAGCCCTACCCCCTGATCTGGCCCAGAGGTTAGAGCAGGCCGCTTCCGAGGTGGAGCGGGACCGCATCTACTATGCGACGGGCTTGGCCTTTATTCGCGAGCAGCCCGTCCGCTTTCTCCGTTTGGCGGCCAGCAAGGCGGTGGCGTTCTGGCGCTTCTACCCGGTACCATCGTCGGGCTTCAAGCAAAACGAGAGGCTGTCGAAACTGGCGAGTATCGTGACCTTCGGTCCATTGCTCGTCTTGGCAATAGTTGGGTTGATTGCCTCGTGGAAAAAGAGCTCCAGGGAGAACTTGGCGTTCCTATGCCTGTTCATCGGCTTTGATGTGGCGCACGCACTCTACATTGCCATTGTACGGCTGCGACTGCCGCTGGATGTGTTCCTCATGCCATTTGCTGGTTTTGCGGTGGTGTGGCTTGCGGAACGGTGGCGGGGAGCGGGTGGCAAGAGAGGTCGAGCAGAGAAGGTCGAATCTGTGGAGGAGAGATGGCACGCCAACGGTCATCCAAAGTAG
- a CDS encoding glycosyltransferase family 4 protein encodes MKASAGRRVLIIVQNLPVPFDRRVWLEATTLTKHGYKVSVISPRERGEPTYTVLQGVALYRYRVPVDAHGVMGYAFEFVYCWLVTALLSLIVAAREGFDIIQACNPPDTYFALAALYKLAGKKFVFDHHDLSPEMYLAKFPNRRGLFYRALLFLEKMTFRTADLVLATNESHKEIALLRGGVEEERIFIVRSGPDFARLRRLPAEPALKEGRKYLVAYLGEMCPQDGVDYLLRAAKVLRDDLGMSDVLVVLIGGGPALPALRAYAESLGLDGTVRFTGRVADDDLCRYLSTADLCVDPDPKTEWADRSTMNKILEYMALGKPIVAFDLKEHRRSAAQAAVYARPNEERDLALQIKRLLLDETLRARMGRIGRRRVVEQLSWEHTSVNLLTAYERLSARRTETSAQMSIGHLSKLGAECSGA; translated from the coding sequence ATGAAGGCATCTGCTGGTAGGCGCGTGCTGATCATTGTGCAGAACCTGCCCGTGCCTTTCGATCGGAGGGTGTGGCTTGAGGCGACCACGCTCACCAAACACGGGTACAAGGTCAGCGTGATTTCCCCTCGCGAGCGAGGAGAGCCCACCTACACCGTGCTGCAGGGGGTGGCTTTATACCGCTATCGGGTTCCTGTCGATGCGCATGGCGTGATGGGCTACGCGTTCGAGTTCGTCTATTGCTGGTTGGTCACCGCGCTGCTCTCGCTGATAGTGGCGGCTCGCGAGGGGTTCGACATCATCCAGGCCTGCAATCCGCCGGACACCTACTTTGCGCTGGCGGCTCTGTACAAGCTGGCCGGCAAGAAGTTCGTCTTTGACCACCACGACCTTTCGCCGGAGATGTACCTGGCCAAGTTCCCCAATAGGCGGGGCCTGTTCTATCGTGCCTTGTTGTTTTTGGAAAAGATGACTTTTAGAACTGCTGACCTGGTGTTGGCTACGAACGAATCGCACAAGGAGATTGCCCTGCTGCGCGGCGGCGTTGAGGAGGAGCGCATCTTCATCGTGCGGAGCGGCCCGGATTTCGCGCGCCTGCGGCGATTGCCTGCAGAACCGGCGCTCAAGGAGGGGAGAAAGTATCTGGTCGCCTATCTGGGTGAGATGTGCCCGCAGGATGGCGTCGACTACTTGCTGCGTGCGGCCAAGGTGCTGCGGGACGACCTGGGAATGTCCGACGTCCTCGTGGTGCTCATCGGCGGCGGGCCGGCGCTGCCTGCGCTCCGTGCCTATGCGGAGTCCTTGGGTCTTGATGGCACGGTGAGATTCACGGGGAGGGTGGCGGATGACGATTTGTGCCGTTACCTTTCCACCGCCGATCTCTGTGTGGATCCGGATCCAAAGACGGAGTGGGCGGACCGCTCGACCATGAACAAGATTCTCGAATACATGGCACTGGGAAAGCCGATAGTGGCTTTCGACTTGAAGGAACACCGGCGCTCTGCCGCGCAGGCGGCCGTGTACGCCCGCCCCAATGAGGAAAGAGACCTTGCTCTGCAAATCAAGCGCCTGCTCTTGGACGAAACCCTGCGCGCACGGATGGGCAGGATCGGACGGCGTCGGGTGGTGGAGCAGCTCTCCTGGGAACACACCAGTGTGAACCTGCTGACAGCATACGAGCGGCTTTCTGCCAGGCGCACCGAAACCAGCGCCCAGATGTCGATCGGCCATCTGTCGAAGCTGGGCGCCGAATGCAGCGGGGCGTGA
- a CDS encoding glycosyltransferase family 39 protein — MKARVPDMVGRLTGQEPWRLLQRGSVVFLVALLVRIAYVLLCNGSYALDVGDQAAYERIAREWVSGGQFMPGSSYRPPAYPAFVAAIYWVFGPHRVAVELAQALIGAVTALLVMLLARHLFSSRAAVVAGWTVALLPVLVHFSAQLMAETLFTALLIAVLLILVRDDTRGAGQAVVWAGVLVGLGALMRPNVLLLPAALAFWWRWSCRLPVLATFKKTLLCLAVALVTILPWSIRNLNVQGSFVPVSTNGGVNLWIGNNEHATGDWLKPGDYWSPSGNTEVEVDRQYYRAALQFMVAHPGRTLGLAARKLCIFWLPYPHATDRVPSVLLVPLVLVGLATSLPRRRTWILLATIVYFTLVSCVFFANQRFHVPLLPVLAVYAGAGGERLWEWCARKRSGRGVRP; from the coding sequence ATGAAAGCGAGAGTTCCTGACATGGTTGGCCGACTGACTGGCCAAGAGCCGTGGCGCCTGCTGCAGCGCGGGTCAGTGGTGTTTCTCGTGGCGCTGCTGGTGAGGATCGCCTACGTGCTCTTGTGCAATGGCTCTTACGCCCTGGACGTCGGCGACCAAGCCGCCTACGAGCGCATAGCGCGCGAATGGGTGTCAGGCGGGCAATTCATGCCCGGCAGCTCCTATCGACCACCAGCCTACCCTGCCTTCGTCGCCGCCATCTACTGGGTCTTTGGACCACACCGAGTGGCGGTGGAGCTGGCCCAAGCCTTGATCGGAGCCGTGACTGCTCTTCTGGTCATGCTGTTGGCGCGGCACCTCTTTTCGTCGCGCGCGGCGGTCGTGGCCGGATGGACGGTGGCGCTGCTGCCGGTGCTCGTTCATTTCAGCGCGCAGCTGATGGCCGAGACCCTTTTCACCGCTCTGCTGATAGCTGTGCTGTTGATTCTTGTCCGGGACGACACGAGGGGCGCCGGGCAGGCGGTTGTCTGGGCAGGAGTGCTGGTCGGCCTGGGGGCGCTGATGCGGCCCAATGTGCTGCTCCTACCCGCGGCCTTGGCCTTCTGGTGGCGATGGAGTTGCCGTCTGCCGGTCTTGGCCACCTTCAAGAAAACGCTGCTCTGCCTTGCGGTTGCCCTGGTTACCATTTTGCCCTGGTCGATACGCAACCTCAACGTGCAGGGCAGCTTTGTGCCCGTGTCCACAAACGGTGGGGTGAATCTTTGGATAGGCAACAACGAGCACGCCACAGGAGACTGGCTCAAACCGGGCGACTACTGGTCGCCTTCAGGGAACACCGAAGTGGAGGTGGACCGGCAATACTACCGGGCGGCTCTGCAGTTCATGGTGGCCCACCCCGGCCGCACGCTGGGACTGGCAGCACGGAAGCTCTGCATCTTCTGGTTGCCCTATCCGCACGCCACTGACCGAGTCCCGTCCGTGCTCCTTGTGCCGCTGGTACTCGTGGGTCTGGCGACAAGCCTGCCGCGTCGGCGGACGTGGATTCTGTTGGCTACAATTGTCTACTTCACCTTGGTCAGCTGTGTCTTCTTCGCCAACCAACGCTTCCACGTGCCGCTGCTGCCGGTACTGGCAGTCTACGCTGGCGCCGGTGGGGAAAGGTTGTGGGAATGGTGCGCAAGGAAGCGCTCAGGTCGAGGGGTAAGGCCATGA
- a CDS encoding phenylacetate--CoA ligase family protein, which yields MFDVVTIVKGGIYVLTKRYSGLFGQYWRQIMESQWYDEERLRELQDQALRELVEYCYEHVPYYAELFREIGLCPGDVRSVDDLRKLPLLEKDTLRAQGELFVSRTKKRWLLRKAHTSGTTGKPLTVYRDLDNVVYEYATLQRQWLWGGLRHNDRLATLKGEKRVPADRNKPPFWRYSPSERKLVMSSYHLSRRNAEAYVAALRRFKPVGLEGYPSSVYALARFMAEQGLTIPLKAVFTTSETLEPRQRELIEEVFACRVFDYYGQAERVAAIHTCEHGSYHVLPEYGIVEFLPVPGVGQRNVYEIVGTGLHNFAMPLLRYRLGDTVELSREKCPCGRAYPTVKAIVGRRDNYLVTPSGALIGRLDHVFKGARHIVEAQMVQEVVDRVEVRIVPDSGFDNSDAEYVRRKLQERVGSRMQVTIKVVDRIPRSKTGKFRAVVSKVRS from the coding sequence ATGTTCGACGTGGTGACCATCGTCAAAGGCGGCATTTACGTGTTGACTAAGCGCTATTCCGGCCTGTTTGGCCAGTACTGGCGACAAATCATGGAGAGCCAGTGGTACGACGAAGAACGCCTCCGGGAGCTCCAAGACCAGGCTCTCCGGGAACTGGTGGAGTATTGCTACGAGCACGTGCCGTACTATGCCGAGCTGTTCCGCGAGATAGGGCTTTGCCCGGGAGATGTGCGCTCGGTGGATGACCTGCGCAAGCTCCCTCTTTTGGAAAAGGACACTCTGCGGGCTCAGGGCGAGCTCTTTGTTTCGCGCACGAAAAAGCGGTGGTTGCTGCGCAAGGCGCACACGAGCGGTACCACCGGCAAGCCGTTGACGGTGTATCGGGATCTGGACAATGTGGTCTACGAGTACGCCACGCTGCAGAGGCAGTGGCTGTGGGGAGGGCTGCGGCACAACGACCGGTTGGCCACATTGAAGGGCGAAAAGAGGGTGCCGGCAGATCGCAACAAGCCACCTTTCTGGCGCTACAGTCCCTCGGAAAGGAAGCTGGTGATGTCGTCCTACCACTTGTCCAGGAGGAATGCCGAGGCCTACGTGGCAGCGTTGCGCAGGTTCAAACCGGTGGGTCTGGAAGGATACCCGTCATCAGTCTATGCGCTTGCCCGCTTCATGGCGGAACAGGGGCTGACCATACCGCTGAAGGCAGTGTTCACGACCTCGGAAACGCTCGAACCTCGTCAGCGAGAACTCATCGAAGAAGTGTTTGCCTGCAGGGTGTTTGACTATTACGGGCAAGCAGAGCGAGTGGCGGCCATCCACACCTGCGAGCACGGCAGCTACCACGTGCTGCCCGAATATGGAATTGTCGAGTTCTTGCCGGTCCCAGGGGTGGGCCAACGCAACGTCTACGAGATCGTGGGTACTGGGCTGCACAATTTCGCCATGCCGCTGCTCCGGTACCGCCTGGGGGACACGGTGGAGCTTTCCCGGGAAAAGTGCCCTTGCGGGCGCGCTTACCCGACGGTGAAAGCGATTGTCGGTCGGCGCGACAACTACCTGGTCACCCCCAGCGGAGCCCTGATTGGTCGCCTCGACCACGTGTTCAAAGGGGCGCGGCACATCGTTGAAGCGCAGATGGTGCAGGAGGTTGTGGACAGGGTAGAGGTTCGCATCGTGCCTGATAGCGGCTTCGATAACAGCGATGCGGAGTACGTGCGTCGCAAGCTGCAGGAGCGGGTTGGCTCGCGGATGCAGGTGACCATCAAGGTTGTTGACCGCATCCCGCGCAGCAAGACGGGCAAGTTCCGCGCTGTGGTGTCAAAGGTGCGTAGTTGA
- a CDS encoding glycosyltransferase family 2 protein, protein MAEELEISVVIPTFNQAHVLRRVLAALAGEMAPGREVLVVDDGSQDETEELVSGLLRKGELALRYIRQENKGAAAARNAGLAHARGQVVVFVDGDVIPAPGLVEAHLQFHREHPCLTHLGLGTVEMAAELAHSGQMRQHETRLPFSCEAPVEIPWHYARGSNFSAKREFLMLAGGFDVGMRSAAEDTELAFRLRQRGARLFFLPQAVAIHYHPLADEESYLRKASRYGESLARWYTHVPEAREFITTHYGLQTPYSSTKATVRHLLHGAVFNGLTESVWLRLARLVVSRCYRGADLVRRQVYKARYRRVFAECLRADSASLAASAAREGHGILRVVSYVPMRSLCRVQS, encoded by the coding sequence ATGGCAGAAGAGCTGGAAATATCGGTGGTGATTCCGACTTTCAACCAGGCCCACGTTCTCCGGCGGGTGCTGGCAGCCCTTGCCGGAGAGATGGCCCCTGGCAGGGAGGTGCTGGTGGTGGATGACGGTTCCCAAGACGAAACCGAAGAGCTCGTCTCTGGCCTCCTGCGTAAGGGTGAACTGGCCCTGCGGTACATTCGCCAGGAGAACAAGGGTGCAGCTGCCGCGCGCAACGCCGGGCTAGCCCATGCGCGAGGGCAGGTCGTCGTGTTCGTCGACGGCGACGTCATTCCGGCACCCGGCCTGGTGGAGGCGCACCTGCAGTTTCATAGGGAACATCCATGCCTCACCCATCTTGGTCTGGGCACAGTGGAGATGGCGGCGGAGTTGGCCCACTCAGGACAGATGCGGCAACATGAAACCAGGCTTCCCTTCAGTTGCGAAGCTCCAGTGGAGATCCCGTGGCACTACGCGCGAGGGAGCAATTTCTCGGCGAAGCGGGAGTTCCTGATGCTTGCCGGTGGGTTTGACGTCGGCATGCGTTCCGCCGCGGAGGATACCGAGCTCGCGTTCAGATTGCGGCAGCGGGGGGCGCGTCTCTTCTTTCTGCCTCAAGCAGTAGCCATTCACTACCATCCGCTGGCTGATGAGGAGAGCTACCTGCGCAAGGCGTCCCGGTATGGCGAGTCCCTTGCCCGCTGGTACACGCATGTGCCAGAGGCACGCGAGTTCATTACCACGCACTACGGGCTGCAGACGCCGTACAGTTCAACCAAGGCAACCGTGCGACATTTGCTGCACGGAGCTGTCTTCAACGGGCTCACTGAGTCTGTCTGGTTGCGGCTTGCGCGCCTTGTGGTCAGTCGCTGCTACCGCGGGGCCGACCTGGTTCGTCGGCAAGTGTACAAGGCACGGTACCGGCGGGTCTTTGCTGAGTGCCTGCGGGCGGACAGTGCAAGCCTTGCAGCAAGCGCAGCGCGCGAGGGGCACGGAATACTGCGCGTCGTGAGCTATGTGCCGATGAGGTCGCTATGTCGAGTCCAATCATAA